ACATTTTTTCAGTTCCACTTGATAAATATGGATCATAAAAATATGTTTGGAATCTCAAAGCATTTGCTTTTAAAATAACACTTCCACCTATTCTTCCAGCACCTATGACTCCAAGTTTATAATCACTAGTTCTTTTAATATTAGTAAAAGTATTTGTTTGCCAAGAGCCATCTTTATAATCTCTACATTGATAATCATATCTTGTAATTCCTCGAGCAATATTCATAATCATAGCAATTGCAGTATCACTTACCTCTTCTGTTCCATAATCAGGAGTATTAGAAGCGTAAATACCCTTTTGTTTAATATATTCCAAATCTTGAAACACATCATAACCAACCCCATATCTAACTAGTGCTTTTAGCTTTGGAAACTTATCAATAAACTCATTTGTTATTTTTTTATGCCAAACCATAAGAACTTCTACATCTTCATGTAATTCAGGTGACAATTCATCACCTAAGACCTCTTTTTCTATATAAGGATCAGTTATCTTATCTGTTATAAATACTCTATTCAATTTTTTTCCTTGTGATAATATTGAATATAGAATACTATTTTATTTATTACAATCAGATAATATTTTGAAGTATACAAAGAAAAAAAAGTCTTGTCATTAACATAGGTTAATTTTGATATTAATTATTTAAATTCTACTTCAATTAGTATAATGTCTTTATTGCTTGGATTAACTACATTGTGTTCAACACCTGCATCTCTGTAATAGCATTCTCCTGATTTTAAAGTAATACTTTTAAATCCTTCTCCATTATCCATAAGAAGTTCACAATCTTGCATTGGAACAATTACATAATCTCTTTCATGTTTATGCCAAAGAGTTTCACATTGTGCAGGAAAAAACAAATGGTTAACACAAGTACGTTCATTATTGATTTGTTCAGTTAATTTAAAAAGTGGTCGAGATGTCATTTTTTTCCTTTAGTTATAATTTAGTTATAAGGTCTATTAAGCATATGTTTTCTAACCAATCGTCCATAAATTCCTTCAAATATTATTGATATGATAATAAAAGCAAAAAATATGATTATAGATTGTTTATCTGTTAAATAAGTGTGTATAAGAAGAGTTAATAATGCCACAAAACTAATAAGACAAGAAATAAATAGAATAATTCTATTTGCATTTATTTGATTATATAGTTTAAATGCAGCAATATTTACAATAAAAAATATAAGTAAAAAACTAGCACTTCCTATTATGGCAATTTGCGATAAGTCAATACTATTTGCCAAAATTAAACTAAAAAATGCAGTAACTAAAATACTAACACTAGGAATACTGTTTTTCTCTTTATTAAGTTCTTTTGGAAGTTCTCCCTCCATAGCAAGGATAAATCCCAATCGTCCATTTCCATATATGGTTGCATTTATAGCTGAAAAAGTCGCTAATAATGCGGCAATAGATACAATTGTAAAACCTATTTGTCCTAATGCAGGTTTTGCAGCAACTGCCAAAGCATAATCTTTTGCTTTAAGCAATACACTCTCATCAACAGTTCCCACTGTAATATAAGCAATTAAAACATAAAGAACAATTACTAAAATAACAGAACCATAAAAGGCTCTTGGCAAATTTGATTTTGGATTTTTTATATCTTCAGCTGCATTTGCAATAAGTTCAAAACCTTCATAAGCAACAAAAATAACCATTCCTGCAACTAAGATAGAAAAACTATCTTTCCAATTACTTGGATTGAATCTTTGTGTATCTACAAATGAAGCACTCGAAACAATAATAACTATTAATAATATTATTTTAACAATCACTATAATTGTCTCAGATTTACTTACAAATGAAGCACTTATTAGATTTATAATTAAAGGCAAAATAATAGCTAAACTTATAAATAAATGCTTCATAAAAAATGTAGATTTATCTAAAAATAGAACTTCTGCATAAGAAGAAAAAGCTGATGCATATAAAGAAATAGTCACCAAATAACTTAACCAAAGTATAAAGTTAACACTTCCAGATAAAAAATTATGCCCAAAAGCATTATCAATAAAACTTACAGTTCCACCTTTACTTTGGTACTTCACAGATAGTTTTGCATATGAATAAGATGTAAGTATTGCTACAAGACCAGCCAATAAAAAAGCTACAACACTAGCACCATGTGCTAAGGATACAGCTTCCCCTAAAACAGCAAAGATACCTCCACCGACCATGCCACCAACACCTATGGCAATGGCACCAAATAATCCAACACTTCTATTATTATCATTCAATTGTAAAACCTTTTACATTTATTATTAAATTTTACTAAATTAATTAGTTTTATAACCTTAATCTTTTTTTTGATAAAATCAAAAAAATACAAGGAAATATTTTGAATAAACCAATTAATCTTTTTACCGTAACTTTTATAGCTATCATATCAGTTTATCTATTTGTATTAGGTGAGAATAAAACATTACAAATAATAAAAGAGGACTATTTGTATATTTTAAGTTTGATTCCAATTGCTTTTGCCTTTTTTTACTTTAAATTTAAACTAAAAGATTATGAAATAATAAATTTCAATAAAAATAGTGATATCTCTTTAAAATCGACAATACTATTTTTTTTAGTATTTCAAGTTTATGATTATTATTCTGAAGGTGGATTTATTGGTATGATTTCACAATGGTTTATTTATTGGATCATGGGAATAATTGCTTTACTTTTATTGGAAACTATAAACTACTACAAAAATTATAAACTATTACAAAAAGCTGATTAATTTACTTTTAGAACTTAATTTCATATACTAAACAAAGAATTAATATTTATTGCATACAATATATCAAATATTAAAGGCTAAAATATGAAAAAGTTCGATTTAATAATAATTGGAGCAGGAAGAGCAAGTAATTTGGCTGTAACTGCTGGGAAAGCCGGTAAAAAAGTAGCCCTAATAGAAAAATCAACGTTAGGTGGAACGTGTCCAAATAGAGGTTGTGTTCCTTCAAAACTACTTATTGGTTTTGCCCATGTGGCAAATGCAATTAAAGATTCAAATAGACACTTCATAGACTCTACGATAAATAAAATTGACTTAGAAAAAATCTTTCAAGATACAAATGAATATATCTCAAAAGTTGATGAAAAATATGAGCATAGATTTAATGAAAATGTAGAAGTTTTTAAAGGAACTGGCTCTTTTGTTTCTAATAATATAGTACAAGTAAATGAAGAGCAACTAACAGCACCTAAAATAGTAATCGCAACGGGAACAAAACCAAAAAAACCAGAGCATGATAAGGCTTGGACTAGTGATGATATCTTTCCCCTAAAGGGGAAAATTCCAAAATCACTTACAATAGTTGGTTCTGGTTTTATTGCGTGTGAACTAGCAAGCTTTTTTTCAGCCCTTGGAGTAGAAACAACACTACTAGCACGAAGCCAACATATCTTGGGAAAAGAAGATTATGAAATACAAGAAGTCTTTAAAAATGAGTTTAGCAAAAAAGTAAATATAGAGTTTAATACAAGTGCAAAAGATGTGGAATACAAAAATGAACACTTTTCAATGACATTAGAAAATAAAGATGGTACAAATAAAACTCATATAAGTGAAGCTTTACTCTATGCAATAGGAAGAGAATCAAATACTTCAAGCTTAAAATTGGAAAATACTTCAATACAAACAACCCCAAAAGGCTATATAAAAAGAGATGAGTTTTTTGAAACAAGTGCAAAAGGTGTTTATGTTGTAGGAGAAGCAGCAGGAGTTTATATGCTTCAACATGCAGCATCTTATGAAGTAAATCACTTAGGAAAAATATTACTTGAGGATTGCAAAGAACCTTTACATTTTAAATATATGCCCCACGCAGTTTTTACAGAACCTGAAATTGCAAGTGTAGGTATTACAGAACAAGAAGCAAAAGAGAAAAATATAGAGTATCTAGCCACAACTACAAACTGGCTAGCAAGTGCAAAAGCCATGTCAACAAGACTAAAATATCCAATAACAAAATTTATAACAAATCCAAAAACCTATGAAATATTAGGATGCCATATGATTGGACCTGAAAGCTCAACTATGATACACCAAGTCTTAGCTGTAATGCACATAAACAATGATATAAGACATCTAAAAGAGATGTTATATATCCATCCAGCAATGAGTGAAGCCCTACTTCCAGCAGCTGTTACAGCTGTAAAAGAAATAGAAAAATATAATAAATAGTTTATATTTTTCTATAAAACTAAGACAAAAATTTAAAGGCAGAATTAATACCTATTATTAACATCTGCACTCCAATAACTGCTAAAATTAAGCCCATCAATCTTGTAACTAAACTAAGTCCATGTTCACCGAAAGTAGATACAATTTTAGAACTAAATATAAAACAAATATAAGTAATAATACACAAAACGGCAAAAACAACAACAGTAATAATAATCTCAATCCAACCACCACTTGCAGAATAATTCATTGCTGTTGCAATAGTTCCAGGACCTGCTAATAATGGCACAGCTAAAGGAGATATAGACACATCTGTATCTTCACTCTCTTTTGCTGTATGCATCTTAGAGTTTGAACCTTGAAGCATATGATAACCCACCAAAAATATCAAAATACCCCCAGTTATTTTTAAAGCAGGAAGAGTTATTCCAAATAGATGAAAAATCGATTTACCTAAAATTGCAAACAAAACTATTATCACAAAAGTTATAATCAAAGATTTTTTAGCAATCATTTTTTGAGTAGCTTGATTCTCATTACCAGTAAGCGCTGCAAAAACAGTAGTATTTGCAATTGGATTCATAATTGCAAAAAAAGCCATAAAAACGGTAAGGGCATGTTCTATTTCTAAATTCATTTTCTCTCTTTTTTAATTAAGGTTTTAAGTAAACAAGTAGATTTTAAAACTTGAACTACTTTTATCATCACTCATTTTCATTTTTTTCAATACCAAACTCATCCCAATCATTCCATCCAGAAAAAGTTAAGGATTTTATTTATTTCAAATATTAAAAAGCTTTAAAACTGTTGTTTTCTCCCGAAATATTGGACTTTTAGAATCTGCTTCAATCATATGAGCAGTTTTATCATGTGCTAAAAGTGCCTCTTTGGAAGCCCATTTTTCAAGAATAATAAATCTATTTTTATCTCCTTGTACTTCTTTTAGTTCATATTGAATACATCCCTCTTCTTTTAATACAAGGGGAGCCAATTCTTTAAAGGCTTCAATTTGTTTATCCCTTAGCCCATCTTTTACTACGATATCAATGATTAATGATATTTCCGAATTCATTTAATTTTCCTTTTCTATTTTTTCAAACTAAAGATTGAATATACTCATAAGCTGTCACTCCATATACTCTTTTAAAGTGCCTATTAAAATGTGATAAATCAGTAAAACCATACTCCACAACAGTAGCATATATATCTTTTGTATGCTCTAAATATATTTTAGCATGAATCAATTTACAATTTAAAAAGAATTGATAGGGAGTTATTCCTGTATTTGCCTTAAACATTCTTATAAATTGAAATTTACTTAAATTTAACTCTTTTGCTATTTCATCTATATTTAAAACATCATCCAACTCATAATAAATCATCTCTTTAGCTTTTTTGACAATCAAATTCTCTTTTTTATAATCTAAAATAAAATCATTAGTAGAGAAATTATCTGTAATATTTAACAATAATTCAGAACACAAAGATTCGTCTTTTTCAAATAAAATAGCAGATGATAGATTGATAATATCTTGCTTTAGTTTTTCATTATATACAATAGAAGAGGAAAACTTTACGATATCTTTTTTACCTAATGCTTCTAAAAAAAGTTCTGGCTTAATATACAACATCACATAATCTAAAGACTCATCATTACATCCTGACTCCCCATCATGTAGTTGTTCCGGATTGAAAAGCATTACTCCGTTTTTATATGAGGCTTGGGAAACCCCATCTAAATTATATTTTTGAACTCCATTTAAAGTTACGCCCAAAGCATACTCTTCATGGGAGTGTTTTTTATATGAAAACTTTTCCATTTTTGCTTTTAGTGCTGTGATATCTACTCTATTTTTATAAGTGAACTTATCCATAATAACCCATCTAATTAAATATCCCTGAAATTGCAATAGCACATATTATTAAAAATATTGCCATTATGTTATTTACTAGTTTATTATATCTATCCAAAAAAGATTTTAGTACTTTTCCAAATAAAATCCATGATAAAAAAGCAAGACAAGCAATAATTGTAATCAATAACACAAAAAGTGTCAAATACCCAAAAGAGGTATAATAAGGCAAAATAAAACTTGGAAAAACAGTCAATGTAAACAATACTGGTTTGGGATTAACAAATTGCATAAGAAAACCTGTTTTAAAAGATGAAAATTGATTTTCTTTTTTTGAAGTATTGTTTATCTTAAAAATTTGATATGCTAAATACAACATATAAATAGCTCCAATTATTTGTAAGACAACTATAATATTTGGCAAATAATTCATTAATATAGAATTAAAAATAACAGATATACTTAATAATACAAAAAAAGCGAATAATGCACCAATAGAAAACTCAAAAGCTTTTTTGACTCCATAATTATGCACTGTTGTAAGAATCATAATATTAGTGGGGCCTGGTGTTATTATCATCAAACTACAATATAGTAGAAAAAATA
This portion of the Arcobacter nitrofigilis DSM 7299 genome encodes:
- a CDS encoding C-terminal binding protein gives rise to the protein MNRVFITDKITDPYIEKEVLGDELSPELHEDVEVLMVWHKKITNEFIDKFPKLKALVRYGVGYDVFQDLEYIKQKGIYASNTPDYGTEEVSDTAIAMIMNIARGITRYDYQCRDYKDGSWQTNTFTNIKRTSDYKLGVIGAGRIGGSVILKANALRFQTYFYDPYLSSGTEKMLGAKRVESLDELLKTCDIISINCPLNAQTNALVDENFISKMKKGSSIVNTARGPIVKDLDVFYEPLKSGHLNCVNLDVLPSEPPKNGLMIDAWKAKESWLDGRFIINPHSAFYSDKAYFEMRQKAALNAKRVLDGKKPINIVNGLK
- a CDS encoding cupin domain-containing protein produces the protein MTSRPLFKLTEQINNERTCVNHLFFPAQCETLWHKHERDYVIVPMQDCELLMDNGEGFKSITLKSGECYYRDAGVEHNVVNPSNKDIILIEVEFK
- a CDS encoding APC family permease, translating into MNDNNRSVGLFGAIAIGVGGMVGGGIFAVLGEAVSLAHGASVVAFLLAGLVAILTSYSYAKLSVKYQSKGGTVSFIDNAFGHNFLSGSVNFILWLSYLVTISLYASAFSSYAEVLFLDKSTFFMKHLFISLAIILPLIINLISASFVSKSETIIVIVKIILLIVIIVSSASFVDTQRFNPSNWKDSFSILVAGMVIFVAYEGFELIANAAEDIKNPKSNLPRAFYGSVILVIVLYVLIAYITVGTVDESVLLKAKDYALAVAAKPALGQIGFTIVSIAALLATFSAINATIYGNGRLGFILAMEGELPKELNKEKNSIPSVSILVTAFFSLILANSIDLSQIAIIGSASFLLIFFIVNIAAFKLYNQINANRIILFISCLISFVALLTLLIHTYLTDKQSIIIFFAFIIISIIFEGIYGRLVRKHMLNRPYN
- a CDS encoding dihydrolipoyl dehydrogenase family protein; this encodes MKKFDLIIIGAGRASNLAVTAGKAGKKVALIEKSTLGGTCPNRGCVPSKLLIGFAHVANAIKDSNRHFIDSTINKIDLEKIFQDTNEYISKVDEKYEHRFNENVEVFKGTGSFVSNNIVQVNEEQLTAPKIVIATGTKPKKPEHDKAWTSDDIFPLKGKIPKSLTIVGSGFIACELASFFSALGVETTLLARSQHILGKEDYEIQEVFKNEFSKKVNIEFNTSAKDVEYKNEHFSMTLENKDGTNKTHISEALLYAIGRESNTSSLKLENTSIQTTPKGYIKRDEFFETSAKGVYVVGEAAGVYMLQHAASYEVNHLGKILLEDCKEPLHFKYMPHAVFTEPEIASVGITEQEAKEKNIEYLATTTNWLASAKAMSTRLKYPITKFITNPKTYEILGCHMIGPESSTMIHQVLAVMHINNDIRHLKEMLYIHPAMSEALLPAAVTAVKEIEKYNK
- a CDS encoding MarC family protein; the protein is MNLEIEHALTVFMAFFAIMNPIANTTVFAALTGNENQATQKMIAKKSLIITFVIIVLFAILGKSIFHLFGITLPALKITGGILIFLVGYHMLQGSNSKMHTAKESEDTDVSISPLAVPLLAGPGTIATAMNYSASGGWIEIIITVVVFAVLCIITYICFIFSSKIVSTFGEHGLSLVTRLMGLILAVIGVQMLIIGINSAFKFLS
- a CDS encoding putative quinol monooxygenase — protein: MNSEISLIIDIVVKDGLRDKQIEAFKELAPLVLKEEGCIQYELKEVQGDKNRFIILEKWASKEALLAHDKTAHMIEADSKSPIFREKTTVLKLFNI
- a CDS encoding AraC family transcriptional regulator; this translates as MDKFTYKNRVDITALKAKMEKFSYKKHSHEEYALGVTLNGVQKYNLDGVSQASYKNGVMLFNPEQLHDGESGCNDESLDYVMLYIKPELFLEALGKKDIVKFSSSIVYNEKLKQDIINLSSAILFEKDESLCSELLLNITDNFSTNDFILDYKKENLIVKKAKEMIYYELDDVLNIDEIAKELNLSKFQFIRMFKANTGITPYQFFLNCKLIHAKIYLEHTKDIYATVVEYGFTDLSHFNRHFKRVYGVTAYEYIQSLV
- a CDS encoding LysE family translocator, translating into MNFVFFLLYCSLMIITPGPTNIMILTTVHNYGVKKAFEFSIGALFAFFVLLSISVIFNSILMNYLPNIIVVLQIIGAIYMLYLAYQIFKINNTSKKENQFSSFKTGFLMQFVNPKPVLFTLTVFPSFILPYYTSFGYLTLFVLLITIIACLAFLSWILFGKVLKSFLDRYNKLVNNIMAIFLIICAIAISGIFN